In a single window of the Nicotiana tomentosiformis chromosome 8, ASM39032v3, whole genome shotgun sequence genome:
- the LOC138898152 gene encoding uncharacterized protein: MQHKDRDSKDIEEEDIIPEEIVRQVDDFENKHKSNLGETEIVNLGDSETVKETRISIHLSPSDKEQYTRFLIEYEDIFAWSYDDMTGLSTSIVAHKLPTNPMCPPVKKKLRKFKKDMSLKIKEEVTKKIKANVLRVVEYPTWLANIVPVPKKDGKIWMDEEDAEKTAFISP; the protein is encoded by the exons atgcaacataaggatagAGACTCGAAAGACATAgaagaagaggatataataccagAGGAAATTGTTAGACAAGTTGATGATTTTGAGAACAAGCATAAGTCTAACCTGGGCGAAACTGAGATAGTCAACTTGGGAGATtccgaaacagtcaaagaaactcgcataagcattcacctgtcaccatcagatAAAGAACAATACACCCGTTTCCTGATAGAATATGAAGACATTTTcgcatggtcttatgatgatatgactggtttgagcacgtccatagtggctcataaactacccaccaacccaatgtgtccgcctgtaaagaagaagctcagaaagttcaagaaagatatgagtctaaaaatcaaagaagaagtcaccaagaaGATCAAAGCTAacgttctcagagtggttgaatatccaacttggttggctaatatcgtgccagttccgaagaaggatgggaaa atctggatggatgaagaggatgccgaaaagacagcttttATTTCACCGTGa